In the Syngnathus scovelli strain Florida chromosome 16, RoL_Ssco_1.2, whole genome shotgun sequence genome, one interval contains:
- the LOC125984224 gene encoding pyruvate dehydrogenase (acetyl-transferring) kinase isozyme 2, mitochondrial isoform X1 yields MTSPHFIVATRFNFYFLTMTSRIRFVRSMVKAAAVANVPKHVDHFSKFSPSPLSMKQFLDFGSTNACERTSFIFLRQELPVRLSNIMKEIDLLPDKLLATSSVQLVQSWYIQSLMEILDFLDKSADDQRTLQTFVEVLEAIRNRHNEVVPTMAQGVIEYKEAYGQQDPVTDHNMQYFLDRFYTSRISIRMLINQHTLVFSGNTNPTHPGTIGCIDSLCDVSEVVRDAYESAKLMCEQYYLGAPELELRQMNANSIRQPIQISYIPSHLYHMLFELFKNAMRATIENHEASRILPPIKVLVSVGGEDLSIKMSDRGGGVPFRKTERLFSYMYSTAPRPQIGEKHRAPLAGFGYGLPISRLYARYFQGDLQLYSMEGHGTDAVIHLKALSTDSVERLPVFNKTALRHYKLSLEADDWCIPSKAPLDLTVFRTAK; encoded by the exons ATGACGTCGCCGCATTTTATTGTAGCTACacgttttaatttttattttttaacaatgACGAGCAGAATAAGATTTGTTCGATCCATGGTGAAAGCGGCAGCTGTGGCCAACGTTCCTAAACATGTGGACCATTTCTCCAAATTTTCGCCATCTCCGCTTTCCATGAAGCAATTCTTGGATTTTG GTTCAACCAACGCATGCGAGCGCACATCATTCATCTTTCTGCGCCAAGAGCTTCCTGTGCGTTTATCGAACATCATGAAGGAAATCGATCTGCTGCCGGACAAACTGCTGGCGACATCCTCCGTGCAACTGGTCCAGAGCTG GTACATCCAAAGCCTGATGGAGATCTTGGATTTTCTTGACAAGAGCGCAGATGATCAGAGAACTCTCCAGAC GTTTGTAGAAGTATTGGAGGCAATCAGAAACAGGCACAATGAGGTCGTCCCTACCATGGCCCAAGGAGTTATTGAGTACAAGGAGGCTTACGGTCAGCAGGATCCTGTGACTGACCACAACATGCAATACTTCCTGGATCGCTTTTACACCAGCCGAATTTCTATCCGCATGCTCATCAACCAACACA CACTTGTTTTCAGCGGAAACACAAACCCGACTCACCCTGGTACCATTGGTTGCATTGACTCTCTGTGTGACGTATCTGAGGTTGTACGAG ATGCTTATGAGAGCGCAAAGTTAATGTGTGAACAATATTACTTGGGAGCACCTGAGCTGGAGTTGAGACAAATGAACG CAAACAGTATCAGACAGCCCATCCAGATTTCTTACATCCCATCGCACCTGTACCACATGCTCTTTGAGCTCTTTAAG AACGCCATGAGGGCAACTATTGAAAATCACGAGGCCAGCAGAATCCTCCCGCCCATCAAGGTTCTGGTTTCAGTTGGTGGAGAGGACTTGTCAATCAAG ATGAGTGATAGAGGGGGTGGAGTTCCTTTTCGGAAAACCGAACGTCTATTCAGCTACATGTACTCCACGGCTCCCAGACCACAAATAGGGGAGAAACATAGAGCCCCTCTG GCTGGATTTGGCTACGGTCTGCCCATTTCTCGTCTCTACGCTCGCTACTTTCAAGGAGACTTACAGCTTTATTCCATGGAGGGTCATGGCACTGATGCAGTTATACACTTAAAG GCCTTATCGACAGACTCGGTGGAGAGACTGCCAGTTTTTAACAAAACTGCCCTGCGGCACTACAAACTGAGTTTGGAAGCAGATGATTGGTGTATTCCCTCTAAGGCGCCTCTGGATCTGACTGTTTTTCGAACGGCCAAGTGA
- the LOC125984224 gene encoding pyruvate dehydrogenase (acetyl-transferring) kinase isozyme 2, mitochondrial isoform X2, whose amino-acid sequence MTSPHFIVATRFNFYFLTMTSRIRFVRSMVKAAAVANVPKHVDHFSKFSPSPLSMKQFLDFGSTNACERTSFIFLRQELPVRLSNIMKEIDLLPDKLLATSSVQLVQSWYIQSLMEILDFLDKSADDQRTLQTFVEVLEAIRNRHNEVVPTMAQGVIEYKEAYGQQDPVTDHNMQYFLDRFYTSRISIRMLINQHTLVFSGNTNPTHPGTIGCIDSLCDVSEVVRDAYESAKLMCEQYYLGAPELELRQMNANSIRQPIQISYIPSHLYHMLFELFKKGCKGTNPGFKFLNKSK is encoded by the exons ATGACGTCGCCGCATTTTATTGTAGCTACacgttttaatttttattttttaacaatgACGAGCAGAATAAGATTTGTTCGATCCATGGTGAAAGCGGCAGCTGTGGCCAACGTTCCTAAACATGTGGACCATTTCTCCAAATTTTCGCCATCTCCGCTTTCCATGAAGCAATTCTTGGATTTTG GTTCAACCAACGCATGCGAGCGCACATCATTCATCTTTCTGCGCCAAGAGCTTCCTGTGCGTTTATCGAACATCATGAAGGAAATCGATCTGCTGCCGGACAAACTGCTGGCGACATCCTCCGTGCAACTGGTCCAGAGCTG GTACATCCAAAGCCTGATGGAGATCTTGGATTTTCTTGACAAGAGCGCAGATGATCAGAGAACTCTCCAGAC GTTTGTAGAAGTATTGGAGGCAATCAGAAACAGGCACAATGAGGTCGTCCCTACCATGGCCCAAGGAGTTATTGAGTACAAGGAGGCTTACGGTCAGCAGGATCCTGTGACTGACCACAACATGCAATACTTCCTGGATCGCTTTTACACCAGCCGAATTTCTATCCGCATGCTCATCAACCAACACA CACTTGTTTTCAGCGGAAACACAAACCCGACTCACCCTGGTACCATTGGTTGCATTGACTCTCTGTGTGACGTATCTGAGGTTGTACGAG ATGCTTATGAGAGCGCAAAGTTAATGTGTGAACAATATTACTTGGGAGCACCTGAGCTGGAGTTGAGACAAATGAACG CAAACAGTATCAGACAGCCCATCCAGATTTCTTACATCCCATCGCACCTGTACCACATGCTCTTTGAGCTCTTTAAG AAAGGATGCAAGGGCACCAATCCAGGATTTAAATTTTTGAATAAAAGTAAATGA